One Acidobacteriota bacterium genomic window, AGTGGTACAACTCTTTGACCCCCTGCTGGTGCTGTCCGGTGTGAACCACAATTGGTTCACACCCGCACTCGGTCAGAGCCCGATAGACTGGGGCCATTTTGATGATCTCCGGGCGGGTGCCCAGACACAGCAATATTCGTTTTCGATGAGTCAGCATCGTTGGATATGAATTCAAAGTGGAATGAACTTATACCAGTTTGTAGTCAGTAGTCAGTAGTCAGTAGTTCATTAAGTCTATTTGATTGAATTACTTGACTATTTTCTAATACGAGGATTCCACTCCAAAATGGTATGAGAAGCCGGATAGAGATCGCTTTGATATCGGACTGGATGTGAAGGAAATCAAAGATTCAAGGCATTGAAAATACAGGTTTGGGCGACATCATACACCAGGATTGGTCAATCGTCAGTAGTTGATGAGTCAGTCGTTGATGAGTCAGTCATCAGTAGACAAAAGCCAGATAGTTGAATCCGTGGAATTTTTAAAAAGAATTATTCCTAAATGACTCAAATCAAACAAGATACACTTGATAGACACTTTAAAATTCCCACACTTGACCACTGACTACCGACCACTGATTACTGACTCACAAAAAAAGCCTGTTTCCTTTTGGAAACAGGCTATCTCAAGTGAGATTTAGGTTTGAGGAACTTTTTCAACTTTTGGCTCAAAACACGGCTTCAACCCCAAGCCCTGAGCCCAATGTCTTCAGCCCGATCTCTTCTTACTGGTTATCCACCTGGGCTTCGATCACGCTCTGAATTTCGGTCGGAACGTTGGACAGGAAATCAAATCCGGTCAGGGCTTCGATACTGTCAACCGAGACACGATACGTTCTCCAATCAACACTCCGGATACCGGCGTCATTGGGCATATTCACGGCAATCACGCGGGTGGAGGTGGTTACGCGAGTGGCATCGTTGTCGCCGGCAGGCAGGATCACGATGACTTTCCAGGTCCGGGTCGGAATGACCATGCCGTTGACTGGATGGGTTCGTTTGGACCCAGCCGGACCGCAGATCACATAGATTTCGTTGGTGCCACCCAGCAATTGATCGCGGGTATACTGTTCCAGGAAATTCCACGGTCCCTGGTTGTTGTCTGACGACTGAACCATCATGTTGGTCATCAAGAACGTCGCGCTGTTATTGGCAACGGTATCGGTTCGATCGGCTGATGGACACATATGGCCCCGGTCATAGCTGGTGCCGTCAACTGTGCCAAATGAGTTGCTCGGAACTCGGAACCAACCCGCCGGGAGCGTGGTGTCTTCCCGGAAATCATCCTGGCGAGGCGCACTTCCACGATCTGAAATTTCAAGGTTCCAGCTTGCCCAGTTCGAGGTTCGGTTGTCCCGGTGATAGCTCAGGGCATATTGGGTCTTGGACAGCAAGTAATT contains:
- a CDS encoding DNA/RNA non-specific endonuclease; amino-acid sequence: MITTTDCVLTDGSFADKFSFTGTANQAVAILHDGTSTNFDAYLVIDGPDGYHQEDDDGGGNRDAELVLTLPTAGTYTITATTFDPNQTGNYTLSVTPGIPPPPPPPPGNASRHLALGNPSNAITDVNNFTNYLLSKTQYALSYHRDNRTSNWASWNLEISDRGSAPRQDDFREDTTLPAGWFRVPSNSFGTVDGTSYDRGHMCPSADRTDTVANNSATFLMTNMMVQSSDNNQGPWNFLEQYTRDQLLGGTNEIYVICGPAGSKRTHPVNGMVIPTRTWKVIVILPAGDNDATRVTTSTRVIAVNMPNDAGIRSVDWRTYRVSVDSIEALTGFDFLSNVPTEIQSVIEAQVDNQ